A stretch of Geomonas oryzisoli DNA encodes these proteins:
- a CDS encoding general secretion pathway protein GspE, whose protein sequence is MSAKLGEMLLKVGALSKGQLDQVLQAQVIYGGRLGTNLVEMGLVSEEELAHVLSEQMGAPCVEPAELSTVPDQVLRLVPLELIKRYRVVPLALEGKRLSLAMANPHDFQALEEIGFVTGMVIKPRICPELRLNVALERFYRITRPTRYIGVEGGMRTRFETGNRGEAASVQPVDNRQLGPVGEPVFSEHVTIKDLADQMAGAANEKEVVQAVITYISGEFDRGGFLRLKSGKAVGVQAVADGLPVESFVGFEAEIGNMAHLQRMAEEKGLVLCEFAVGDPEGTLVRAMGGKLPASALLLPVSLGGHVVGLICASDSKGRLGGGAFELQRVGVMAELSLEMLSLRRKIQSA, encoded by the coding sequence ATGTCGGCAAAGCTTGGCGAGATGTTGCTCAAGGTGGGGGCGCTTTCCAAGGGTCAACTGGACCAGGTGCTGCAGGCCCAGGTGATCTACGGTGGAAGGCTCGGCACCAACCTGGTGGAGATGGGGCTTGTCTCGGAAGAGGAGCTGGCCCACGTTCTGAGTGAGCAGATGGGTGCACCCTGCGTGGAGCCGGCCGAACTGAGCACGGTTCCCGACCAGGTGCTGCGTCTCGTCCCGCTTGAACTGATAAAGCGCTATCGGGTGGTCCCCCTTGCCTTGGAGGGCAAGCGGCTCTCCCTCGCCATGGCGAACCCCCACGACTTCCAGGCGCTGGAGGAGATCGGCTTCGTGACCGGAATGGTGATCAAGCCCAGGATCTGCCCCGAGCTCAGGCTGAACGTGGCCCTCGAGAGGTTTTACCGTATCACCAGGCCCACCCGCTACATCGGGGTTGAAGGGGGGATGCGGACCCGTTTCGAAACCGGTAACAGGGGGGAGGCCGCATCGGTGCAGCCGGTGGACAACCGTCAGCTCGGGCCGGTCGGCGAACCCGTGTTCTCCGAACATGTGACCATCAAGGACCTGGCGGATCAGATGGCCGGCGCCGCCAACGAGAAAGAGGTGGTCCAGGCCGTGATCACCTACATCTCCGGCGAGTTCGACCGGGGCGGGTTCCTGCGCCTGAAATCGGGAAAGGCGGTCGGCGTCCAGGCGGTAGCCGACGGTCTCCCGGTGGAGAGCTTCGTGGGTTTCGAGGCGGAGATCGGCAATATGGCGCACCTACAGCGCATGGCCGAAGAAAAAGGGCTGGTGTTGTGCGAGTTCGCCGTGGGCGACCCGGAGGGGACCCTGGTGCGTGCCATGGGGGGTAAGCTCCCGGCTTCCGCGTTGCTCCTCCCCGTGTCGCTGGGCGGTCACGTCGTCGGCCTGATCTGCGCCAGCGACAGCAAAGGCCGGCTTGGCGGTGGCGCCTTCGAGCTGCAGCGGGTGGGCGTCATGGCCGAGTTGAGCCTGGAAATGCTCTCCCTGCGCAGGAAGATACAGAGCGCGTGA
- a CDS encoding general secretion pathway protein GspE encodes MAARLGEMLLKVGALNAAQLEQVLNAQAIYGGRLGTNLVEMGLVEEDQLARVLSEQLGVPCVDHDLLAEIPQSLLGLLPLELVERFRVLPVSLDGKRLVIAMADPSDFKAIDEIGFITGLVIIPRVCSELRLNIALECSYGIKRPMRYIPVQGGIRSRFAPPDQQPAVLEAPWGGGGDDSCTPERISLPELAERLAAAPSEPEAVQALLAYVAGEFDRGALVRLKNGQMVGVQAVAAGEQVPGFSGCALSLEEAPQLLRVVQERDMFLGEVSAGAEGELLQAMGGELPAPALMVPLKLGGQVAAVICAHDSHGRLGGGAFELQRVAVMAELSLEMIALRRRLVSV; translated from the coding sequence ATGGCGGCACGACTCGGCGAGATGTTGTTGAAGGTAGGAGCGTTGAACGCAGCCCAACTGGAACAGGTGCTGAACGCCCAGGCCATCTACGGCGGCAGGCTCGGGACCAACCTGGTCGAGATGGGGCTGGTGGAAGAGGACCAGCTGGCTCGGGTTCTGAGCGAGCAGCTCGGCGTCCCCTGCGTGGATCACGACCTGCTCGCCGAGATCCCCCAAAGCCTGCTGGGGTTGCTGCCGCTGGAGCTGGTGGAGCGCTTCCGGGTGCTGCCGGTTTCCCTGGACGGCAAACGCCTGGTGATAGCTATGGCCGACCCCTCCGATTTCAAGGCGATCGACGAGATCGGGTTCATCACGGGGCTGGTGATCATCCCGCGCGTCTGCTCCGAGTTGCGCTTGAACATCGCCTTGGAGTGCAGCTACGGCATCAAGCGCCCGATGCGCTACATCCCGGTGCAGGGCGGCATCCGCTCCAGGTTCGCCCCCCCGGACCAGCAGCCGGCGGTGCTGGAAGCGCCGTGGGGAGGCGGCGGGGACGATTCCTGCACGCCGGAGCGGATCTCCTTACCCGAGTTGGCCGAGCGGCTGGCGGCGGCCCCCTCCGAGCCGGAAGCGGTCCAGGCGCTGCTTGCCTACGTGGCCGGTGAATTTGACCGCGGCGCCCTGGTCCGGTTGAAGAACGGCCAAATGGTCGGCGTCCAGGCGGTAGCGGCGGGCGAACAGGTGCCGGGATTCAGCGGCTGCGCCCTCTCCCTGGAAGAGGCGCCCCAATTGCTGCGCGTGGTGCAGGAGCGCGATATGTTCCTCGGCGAAGTCAGCGCCGGAGCGGAAGGGGAGCTATTGCAGGCGATGGGGGGCGAACTGCCGGCCCCGGCGCTCATGGTCCCGTTGAAGCTCGGCGGGCAGGTCGCGGCGGTGATCTGCGCTCACGACAGCCACGGGCGGCTCGGGGGTGGGGCCTTCGAGCTGCAGCGCGTCGCCGTGATGGCCGAGCTGAGCCTGGAGATGATCGCGCTGCGCAGGAGGCTAGTCTCCGTCTAG
- a CDS encoding chaperone NapD has translation MSCRPECAGGVAEKLAGGEGIEVHGVLADGKIVAVIEADTIDGEVALVTGLQQMEGVISVQLAYHNFEDMEPGGQPLCS, from the coding sequence GTGTCTTGCCGACCCGAATGCGCCGGGGGCGTTGCCGAGAAGCTCGCCGGTGGCGAGGGGATAGAGGTGCACGGCGTGCTCGCCGACGGCAAGATCGTGGCGGTCATCGAGGCGGACACCATAGACGGGGAGGTGGCCCTGGTGACCGGGCTGCAGCAGATGGAGGGGGTGATCTCGGTGCAGCTCGCCTACCATAACTTCGAAGACATGGAACCGGGCGGGCAACCGCTTTGTTCCTGA